In Burkholderia sp. NRF60-BP8, a single window of DNA contains:
- the coxB gene encoding cytochrome c oxidase subunit II, translating into MEILGKDAMKTIKRALAGVLACSGLLFAGAALAVGDSPGGPRVNEINFQPPVTKIAEELYDLHTMMLILCTVIFVGVFGVMFYSIFAHRKSKGHKAANFHESTTVEIIWTIVPFVIVVLMALPATKAVVAMKDTTNADLTIKVTGYQWKWGYDYVKGPGEGIGFLSTLTTPRDEVMGKKPITDTYLQEVDNPLVVPVNKKIRIITTANDVVHSWYVPAFGVKQDAIPGFVRDTWFKADKVGTFRGFCTELCGKEHAYMPVVVEVLSEDDYAKWVTAQKAKLASAAVDPNKVYTMAELVAHGEEVYKANCAACHQVNGKGLGAFPAMDGSPIVNGPIAAHVERVLHGKGAMPSWASLSDLDIASVVTYERNSWGNHKNDLLQPKQVADARNGKMPEDTAGAAPAEAASASAQAASGTEQPAAAASAALSTIYFETGKSVLPADAKAAIAAAADYAKAHPDAKLALSGFTDKTGSADANAELAKHRAQAVRDALKAAGVAEDHIILKKPETITGGADAKEARRVEIGPAA; encoded by the coding sequence ATGGAAATTTTGGGTAAGGATGCTATGAAAACAATCAAGCGAGCCCTCGCGGGCGTGCTGGCATGCAGCGGATTGCTCTTTGCCGGTGCGGCCCTGGCGGTCGGTGATAGCCCGGGCGGCCCCCGTGTCAACGAGATCAACTTTCAGCCGCCGGTCACGAAAATCGCCGAGGAGCTCTACGATCTCCACACGATGATGCTGATCCTCTGTACGGTGATCTTCGTCGGCGTGTTCGGCGTGATGTTCTATTCGATCTTCGCGCACCGCAAATCCAAGGGCCACAAGGCCGCCAATTTCCATGAAAGCACGACCGTCGAGATCATCTGGACGATCGTGCCGTTCGTCATCGTCGTGCTGATGGCGCTGCCGGCGACGAAGGCCGTCGTCGCGATGAAGGACACGACGAACGCCGATCTCACGATCAAGGTCACCGGCTACCAGTGGAAGTGGGGCTACGACTACGTGAAGGGCCCGGGCGAGGGCATCGGCTTCCTGTCGACGCTGACCACCCCGCGCGACGAAGTGATGGGCAAGAAGCCGATCACCGACACCTATCTGCAGGAAGTCGACAATCCGCTCGTCGTGCCGGTCAACAAGAAGATCCGCATCATCACGACCGCGAACGACGTCGTCCACTCGTGGTACGTGCCCGCGTTCGGCGTGAAGCAGGATGCGATCCCCGGCTTCGTGCGCGACACGTGGTTCAAGGCCGACAAGGTCGGCACGTTCCGCGGTTTCTGTACCGAGCTGTGCGGCAAGGAACACGCGTACATGCCGGTCGTCGTCGAAGTGCTGTCGGAAGACGACTACGCGAAGTGGGTCACCGCGCAGAAGGCGAAGCTCGCCAGCGCGGCGGTCGATCCGAACAAGGTCTACACGATGGCCGAACTCGTCGCGCACGGCGAGGAAGTCTACAAGGCGAACTGCGCGGCCTGCCACCAGGTGAACGGCAAGGGCCTCGGCGCGTTCCCGGCGATGGACGGCAGCCCGATCGTGAACGGCCCGATCGCGGCCCACGTCGAGCGCGTGCTGCACGGCAAGGGCGCGATGCCGTCGTGGGCATCGCTGTCGGACCTCGACATCGCTTCGGTCGTCACGTACGAACGCAACTCGTGGGGCAACCACAAGAACGACCTGCTGCAGCCGAAGCAAGTGGCTGACGCACGCAACGGCAAGATGCCGGAAGACACCGCGGGCGCGGCACCGGCAGAAGCGGCTTCGGCATCGGCGCAAGCCGCGTCGGGCACCGAGCAGCCGGCGGCAGCGGCATCGGCCGCGCTGTCGACGATCTACTTCGAGACGGGCAAGAGCGTGCTGCCGGCCGACGCGAAGGCGGCGATCGCCGCCGCGGCCGACTATGCGAAGGCGCATCCGGACGCGAAGCTCGCGCTGTCGGGCTTCACCGACAAGACGGGCTCGGCCGACGCGAACGCCGAACTGGCGAAGCATCGGGCCCAGGCCGTGCGCGATGCGCTGAAGGCAGCAGGCGTGGCGGAAGACCACATCATTCTCAAAAAGCCGGAAACGATCACGGGCGGGGCTGACGCGAAGGAAGCCCGGCGTGTCGAGATCGGCCCGGCGGCTTGA
- the ctaD gene encoding cytochrome c oxidase subunit I, translating to MSSIGHDVAADHAHDDHAHEAPHGWRRWLFATNHKDIGTLYLLFSFIMFLSGGVMALGIRAELFEPGLQIMRPEFFNELTTMHGLIMVFGAIMPAFVGFANWMIPLQIGASDMAFARMNNFSFWLLPVAAVLLVGSFFAPGGATAAGWTLYAPLSTQMGPGMDFAIFAVHIMGASSIMGGINIVVTILNMRAPGMTLMKMPMFAWTWLITAYLLIAVMPVLAGAITMVLFDRHFGTSFFNAAGGGDPVMYQHIFWFFGHPEVYIMILPAFGIVSQVIPAFARKTLFGYSSMVYATASIAILSFMVWAHHMFATGMPVTGQLFFMYATMLIAVPTGVKVFNWLATMWRGSMTFETPMLFAIGFLFVFTFGGLTGLMLAMAPLDIQYHGTYFVVAHFHYVLVAGSLFALFSGWYYWAPKWTGWMYNETRGKIHFWASMIFFNLTFFPMHFVGLAGMPRRYADYPAQFTDFNQVATIGAFGFGLAQVYFLFAVALPAYRGGGELEKASDKPWDGATGLEWTVPSPAPFHTFEQPPHVE from the coding sequence ATGTCTAGCATCGGGCACGACGTAGCCGCGGACCACGCGCACGACGACCACGCGCACGAAGCCCCGCACGGCTGGCGTCGCTGGCTGTTCGCCACCAACCACAAGGACATCGGTACGCTGTACCTGCTGTTCTCGTTCATCATGTTCCTGTCGGGCGGCGTGATGGCGCTCGGCATCCGTGCCGAGCTGTTCGAGCCGGGCCTGCAGATCATGCGTCCGGAGTTCTTCAACGAACTCACGACGATGCACGGCCTGATCATGGTGTTCGGCGCGATCATGCCGGCCTTCGTCGGCTTCGCGAACTGGATGATTCCGCTGCAGATCGGCGCATCCGACATGGCGTTCGCGCGGATGAACAACTTCAGCTTCTGGCTGCTGCCGGTCGCGGCCGTGCTGCTGGTCGGTTCGTTCTTCGCGCCGGGCGGCGCGACGGCCGCCGGCTGGACGCTGTACGCACCGCTGTCGACGCAGATGGGCCCGGGCATGGACTTCGCGATCTTCGCGGTCCACATCATGGGCGCGTCGTCGATCATGGGCGGGATCAACATCGTCGTGACGATCCTGAACATGCGCGCACCGGGCATGACGCTGATGAAGATGCCGATGTTCGCGTGGACGTGGCTGATCACCGCGTACCTGCTGATCGCCGTGATGCCGGTCCTGGCGGGCGCGATCACGATGGTGCTGTTCGACCGCCACTTCGGCACGTCGTTCTTCAACGCGGCAGGCGGCGGCGACCCGGTGATGTACCAGCACATCTTCTGGTTCTTCGGCCACCCCGAGGTGTACATCATGATTCTGCCGGCGTTCGGGATCGTGTCGCAGGTGATCCCGGCGTTCGCGCGCAAGACGCTGTTCGGCTATAGCTCGATGGTGTACGCGACGGCGTCGATCGCGATCCTGTCGTTCATGGTCTGGGCGCACCACATGTTCGCCACGGGCATGCCGGTCACCGGCCAGCTGTTCTTCATGTACGCGACGATGCTGATCGCGGTGCCGACGGGCGTGAAGGTGTTCAACTGGCTCGCGACGATGTGGCGCGGCTCGATGACGTTCGAAACGCCGATGCTGTTCGCGATCGGCTTCCTGTTCGTGTTCACGTTCGGCGGCCTGACGGGCCTGATGCTCGCGATGGCGCCGCTCGACATCCAGTATCACGGCACCTACTTCGTGGTCGCGCACTTCCACTACGTGCTGGTGGCCGGCTCGCTGTTCGCGCTGTTCTCGGGCTGGTACTACTGGGCGCCGAAGTGGACGGGCTGGATGTACAACGAGACGCGCGGCAAGATCCACTTCTGGGCGTCGATGATCTTCTTCAACCTGACGTTCTTCCCGATGCACTTCGTCGGTCTCGCGGGCATGCCGCGCCGCTATGCGGACTACCCGGCGCAGTTCACGGACTTCAACCAGGTGGCGACGATCGGCGCATTCGGCTTCGGCCTCGCGCAGGTGTACTTCCTGTTCGCGGTCGCGCTGCCGGCCTATCGTGGCGGCGGCGAGCTGGAGAAGGCGTCGGACAAGCCGTGGGACGGCGCGACGGGCCTCGAGTGGACGGTGCCGAGCCCGGCTCCCTTCCACACGTTCGAGCAACCGCCGCACGTCGAATAA
- a CDS encoding SCO family protein: MQSSRQGPAAAPMSAAARKRGRWMLVLLGLVCAAPMIASYFTYYVIKPKGGSTNYGTLIEPQRPIPADLQVTDETGKTVPLSSLRGVWLFVMTDRSACDDACARKLYFMRQIRVTQAGERHRITMVWLRSDAGATPQKVLDAYPDTRRFVADPAAVAAWLPADAGTKDTDHIYMVDPNGNLMMRFPKDPNPSKIKSDVTKLLKWSSIG; encoded by the coding sequence ATGCAATCTTCCCGTCAAGGTCCGGCCGCAGCGCCGATGTCGGCCGCGGCCCGCAAGCGCGGCCGCTGGATGCTCGTGCTGCTGGGTCTCGTGTGCGCTGCACCGATGATCGCGTCGTATTTCACCTATTACGTGATCAAGCCGAAGGGTGGGTCGACGAATTACGGCACGCTGATCGAGCCGCAGCGCCCGATCCCGGCGGATCTGCAGGTCACCGACGAAACCGGCAAGACGGTACCGCTGTCGTCGCTGCGCGGCGTCTGGCTGTTCGTGATGACCGACCGCAGCGCGTGCGACGACGCCTGCGCGCGCAAGCTGTATTTCATGCGCCAGATCCGCGTCACGCAGGCGGGCGAGCGGCACCGGATCACGATGGTGTGGCTGCGCAGCGATGCGGGCGCGACGCCGCAAAAGGTGCTGGACGCGTATCCGGACACGCGCCGGTTCGTCGCGGATCCGGCCGCGGTGGCCGCGTGGCTGCCGGCCGATGCCGGCACGAAGGACACCGACCACATCTACATGGTCGACCCGAACGGCAACCTGATGATGCGTTTCCCGAAAGACCCGAATCCCAGCAAGATCAAGTCGGACGTGACGAAGCTGCTGAAGTGGTCGAGCATCGGTTGA
- a CDS encoding cytochrome c oxidase subunit 3: MSGQNQTPYYFVPHPSQHPISAAIGLLVMLGSVALWINGHDWAPFTALLGLLWLLFTLYHWFGDAIAESEGGHYGKNVDKSYRWSMSWFIFSEVMFFGAFFGALFYAREIALHQLGSLDYKLIWPDFSAVWPNEGPAALAGHFKTMGPWPIPTLNTALLLSSGVTLTISHHALRDDHRKKAIAWLAATLVFGICFLFLQGFEYYHAYNELNLTLNSGVYGSTFFLLTGFHGFHVFLGGTMLAVVLVRMIRGHFKPDHHFAFEGAAWYWHFVDVVWLGLYVVVYWL; encoded by the coding sequence ATGAGCGGTCAAAACCAGACCCCGTACTATTTCGTGCCGCATCCGTCGCAGCATCCGATCAGCGCGGCCATCGGCCTGCTGGTCATGCTCGGGTCGGTAGCGCTGTGGATCAACGGTCACGACTGGGCGCCGTTTACGGCGCTGCTCGGCCTGCTGTGGTTGCTCTTCACGCTGTATCACTGGTTCGGCGACGCGATCGCCGAATCGGAAGGCGGTCATTACGGCAAGAACGTCGACAAGTCGTACCGCTGGAGCATGAGCTGGTTCATCTTCTCGGAAGTCATGTTCTTCGGCGCGTTCTTCGGCGCGCTGTTCTATGCGCGTGAAATCGCGCTGCACCAGCTCGGCAGCCTCGACTACAAGCTGATCTGGCCGGACTTCTCCGCCGTGTGGCCGAACGAAGGCCCCGCCGCGCTCGCCGGTCACTTCAAGACGATGGGCCCGTGGCCGATCCCGACGCTGAACACCGCGCTCCTGCTGTCGTCGGGCGTGACGCTGACGATCTCGCACCACGCGCTGCGCGACGATCATCGCAAGAAGGCGATTGCATGGCTGGCCGCGACGCTCGTGTTCGGGATCTGCTTCCTGTTCCTGCAGGGCTTCGAGTACTACCACGCGTACAACGAACTGAACCTGACGCTGAACTCGGGCGTGTACGGTTCGACGTTCTTCCTGCTGACCGGCTTCCACGGCTTCCACGTGTTCCTCGGCGGCACGATGCTCGCGGTGGTGCTGGTGCGGATGATCCGCGGCCACTTCAAGCCCGATCATCACTTCGCGTTCGAAGGCGCCGCGTGGTACTGGCACTTCGTCGACGTCGTCTGGCTCGGCCTGTACGTCGTCGTCTACTGGCTGTAA
- the cyoE gene encoding heme o synthase — protein MQSTLSQSPGSRFSQYMALTKPRVTQLAVFCAVIGMFLATPGMVPWHVLIGGTVGIWLLAGAAFAINCLVEQKIDAMMRRTAWRPSARGEITTPQILLFSAVLGSVGAWTLYTFTNPLTMWLTIATFVGYAVIYTLLLKPMTPQNIVIGGASGAMPPALGWAAVTGAVPGDAWILVLIIFVWTPPHFWVLALYRRKDYENAGLPMLPVTHGEKFTRLHILLYTVILFAVTLMPFISGMSGAVYLTSAVLLGAVFLAYAWKIHRDYSDELARKAFRYSIVYLSLLFAALLVDHYARPLLGV, from the coding sequence ATGCAAAGCACCCTCTCCCAATCGCCCGGTAGCCGCTTTTCCCAGTACATGGCGCTGACGAAGCCGCGTGTCACGCAGCTCGCGGTGTTCTGCGCGGTGATCGGCATGTTCCTCGCGACGCCGGGCATGGTGCCGTGGCATGTGCTGATCGGCGGCACCGTCGGCATCTGGCTGCTGGCCGGCGCCGCGTTCGCGATCAACTGCCTCGTCGAGCAGAAGATCGACGCGATGATGCGCCGCACCGCGTGGCGCCCGTCCGCGCGCGGCGAGATCACGACGCCGCAGATCCTGCTGTTCTCGGCCGTGCTCGGCAGCGTCGGCGCATGGACGCTCTATACGTTCACGAACCCGCTGACGATGTGGCTGACGATCGCGACGTTCGTCGGCTACGCGGTGATCTACACGCTGCTGCTCAAGCCGATGACGCCGCAGAACATCGTGATCGGCGGCGCGTCGGGCGCGATGCCGCCGGCGCTCGGGTGGGCGGCGGTCACCGGCGCGGTGCCGGGCGACGCGTGGATCCTCGTGCTGATCATCTTCGTCTGGACGCCGCCGCATTTCTGGGTGCTCGCGCTCTATCGCCGCAAGGATTACGAGAACGCCGGGCTGCCGATGCTGCCCGTCACGCACGGCGAGAAGTTCACGCGCCTGCACATCCTGCTGTATACAGTGATCCTGTTCGCGGTCACGCTGATGCCGTTCATTTCCGGGATGAGCGGGGCCGTCTACCTGACGAGCGCGGTGCTGCTCGGCGCGGTGTTTCTCGCGTATGCGTGGAAGATCCATCGCGACTATTCGGACGAACTCGCCCGCAAGGCCTTCCGCTACTCGATCGTCTATCTGTCGCTGCTGTTCGCGGCGCTGCTCGTCGATCACTATGCACGCCCGCTGCTCGGCGTGTAA
- a CDS encoding SCO family protein: MLPSRFGRRARQGWMLACAFTAALLLAGCDNAPKFQNLDITGNTQFGSDFSLPDTTGKVRTLADFKGRAVVMFFGYTHCPDVCPTTMAELSEALKQLGPDAAKRVQVLFVTVDPERDTPALLGQYVPAFDPSFIGLRPADEAQLKKVTKDFRVYYAKVPGKTPGSYTMDHTAASYVFDRDGKLRLFVRDGQGPAPWVHDLKLLVD; this comes from the coding sequence ATGCTCCCATCACGGTTCGGGCGCCGCGCGCGCCAAGGCTGGATGCTCGCGTGCGCATTCACGGCAGCGCTGCTGCTCGCCGGATGCGACAACGCGCCGAAATTCCAGAATCTCGACATCACCGGCAACACGCAGTTCGGCAGCGACTTCTCGCTGCCCGATACGACCGGCAAGGTCCGCACGCTCGCCGACTTCAAGGGCCGTGCGGTCGTGATGTTCTTCGGCTATACGCATTGCCCGGACGTGTGCCCGACCACGATGGCCGAATTGTCCGAAGCGCTGAAGCAGCTCGGGCCGGATGCCGCGAAACGCGTGCAGGTGCTGTTCGTCACCGTCGATCCGGAGCGCGACACGCCGGCGCTGCTCGGCCAGTACGTGCCCGCGTTCGATCCGTCGTTCATCGGCCTGCGGCCGGCCGACGAAGCGCAGCTCAAGAAGGTCACGAAGGATTTCCGCGTGTACTACGCGAAGGTGCCCGGCAAGACGCCCGGCAGCTACACGATGGATCACACGGCCGCGAGCTACGTGTTCGACCGCGACGGCAAGCTGCGCCTGTTCGTGCGCGACGGCCAGGGCCCGGCCCCGTGGGTCCACGACCTGAAGCTGCTGGTCGACTGA
- a CDS encoding cytochrome oxidase small assembly protein, producing MTRNPQERRTPEQIRAGNKRLGLTLLVIAAVFFVGVVIKQWWLSTH from the coding sequence ATGACCCGGAATCCACAAGAAAGACGAACGCCCGAGCAGATCCGCGCGGGCAACAAGCGGCTCGGCCTCACCCTGCTCGTCATCGCCGCCGTTTTTTTTGTGGGTGTCGTGATCAAGCAGTGGTGGCTGTCCACCCACTGA
- a CDS encoding DUF2970 domain-containing protein → MTEIKRSGTFGQALRAVLWSFFGVRKRRDLEADATQLNPLHVLIVALIAAGVFIGVLILIVRAVVG, encoded by the coding sequence ATGACGGAGATCAAGCGGAGCGGGACGTTCGGACAGGCGTTGAGAGCGGTGCTGTGGTCGTTCTTCGGGGTGCGCAAGCGGCGCGACCTGGAGGCCGATGCGACGCAGCTCAATCCGCTGCACGTGCTGATCGTCGCGTTGATCGCGGCCGGCGTGTTCATCGGCGTGCTGATCCTGATCGTGCGTGCCGTCGTGGGCTGA
- a CDS encoding COX15/CtaA family protein → MSYLLQLGLIGLCIALLPLSYVWVKADDDKFRKLVWITTFLTLDLVMFGGFTRLTDSGLGCPDWPGCYGTSSPFIAHAAITAAHQAMPTGPVSMTKAWIEMIHRYFAMAIGVLIIAQVAIAWAARLRRRPLHVSPWWPTSLLLLILVQGAFGAWTVTMKLQPVIVTIHLLLGLTLLGTLGWLAARQTPLPSHDPEAGRYRAAALAALVLLVVQIALGGWVSTNYAVLACTDFPTCNGQWIPPMDFQHGFHLWRALGMTKDGDAITQDALVAIHWTHRTFAFVVVAYLVAFALKMRRFASLRRPANGVLLVVLLQFVTGLTNIVLQWPLPVAVAHNGGAAILLLLVVMLNFRILSSRPGRVAQPARDAAPA, encoded by the coding sequence ATGTCGTATCTACTGCAACTCGGCCTGATCGGCCTGTGCATCGCACTGCTGCCGCTGTCGTACGTGTGGGTGAAGGCCGACGACGACAAGTTCCGCAAGCTCGTGTGGATCACCACGTTCCTGACCCTCGACCTCGTGATGTTCGGCGGCTTCACGCGGCTGACCGATTCGGGGCTCGGCTGCCCCGACTGGCCCGGCTGCTACGGCACGTCGTCGCCGTTCATCGCGCACGCGGCGATCACGGCGGCGCACCAGGCGATGCCGACCGGGCCGGTCAGCATGACGAAGGCGTGGATCGAGATGATCCATCGTTATTTCGCGATGGCTATCGGCGTGCTGATCATCGCGCAGGTGGCGATCGCGTGGGCCGCGCGGCTGCGCCGCCGCCCGCTGCACGTGTCGCCGTGGTGGCCGACGAGCCTGCTGCTGCTGATTCTCGTGCAGGGTGCGTTCGGCGCATGGACGGTCACGATGAAGCTGCAGCCGGTGATCGTCACGATCCACCTGCTGCTCGGCCTCACGCTGCTCGGCACGCTCGGCTGGCTCGCGGCGCGGCAGACACCGCTGCCGTCGCATGACCCGGAGGCCGGGCGCTACCGGGCGGCCGCGCTCGCGGCGCTCGTGCTGCTGGTCGTGCAGATCGCGCTCGGCGGCTGGGTCAGCACCAACTACGCGGTGCTCGCGTGCACCGACTTCCCGACCTGCAACGGCCAGTGGATTCCGCCGATGGATTTCCAGCACGGCTTCCACCTGTGGCGCGCGCTCGGGATGACGAAGGACGGCGACGCGATCACGCAGGACGCGCTGGTCGCGATCCATTGGACGCACCGCACGTTCGCGTTCGTCGTGGTCGCGTATCTGGTCGCGTTCGCGCTGAAGATGCGCCGCTTCGCATCGCTGCGGCGGCCCGCGAACGGCGTGCTGCTGGTCGTCCTGCTGCAGTTCGTGACGGGCCTGACCAACATCGTGCTGCAGTGGCCGCTGCCGGTCGCGGTCGCGCACAACGGCGGCGCCGCGATCCTGCTGCTGCTCGTCGTCATGTTAAACTTTCGCATCCTTTCAAGCCGCCCCGGCCGTGTCGCGCAGCCCGCGCGCGACGCCGCCCCGGCGTGA
- a CDS encoding twin transmembrane helix small protein: protein MHILVPIAFVLIIASMGSALYFMMHDRGHTKRMVWSLATRVGLSVSLFLFILFANWMGWIHSTGLPIGR from the coding sequence ATGCACATACTCGTTCCCATCGCCTTCGTCCTCATCATTGCCAGCATGGGCTCGGCGCTCTACTTCATGATGCACGACCGAGGCCATACGAAGCGCATGGTCTGGTCGCTCGCCACCCGCGTCGGGCTGTCGGTGTCGCTGTTCCTGTTCATCCTGTTCGCGAACTGGATGGGCTGGATCCATTCGACCGGCCTGCCGATCGGACGTTGA
- a CDS encoding SURF1 family protein: protein MKIRWLPALLILVVVAVTIRLGFWQRDRAHQKEALQASIARYEQAAPVDLGAQPVPLASIEFHRVRAKGRFMPEQAVFLDNRPYNDQPGFYVVMPFKLTGGGVVLVNRGWLPRNIADRTAIEPFATPAGEVEIVGIARADASRAFELGEGGSAAHQKIRQNLDVAAYAKETGLPLQPFVIQQTSDDGDKLVRDWPAATTGVERNYGYMFQWWAMAAAALGFGLYAARRAAKKSTGA, encoded by the coding sequence ATGAAGATTCGCTGGCTGCCTGCGCTGCTGATCCTCGTCGTCGTCGCCGTCACGATCCGTCTCGGTTTCTGGCAACGCGACCGCGCACACCAGAAGGAGGCGCTGCAGGCGAGCATCGCGCGCTACGAGCAGGCGGCCCCGGTCGATCTCGGCGCGCAGCCGGTGCCGCTCGCGTCGATCGAGTTTCACCGCGTGCGGGCGAAAGGCCGTTTCATGCCCGAGCAAGCGGTGTTCCTCGACAATCGGCCGTATAACGACCAGCCGGGTTTTTACGTCGTGATGCCGTTTAAACTCACGGGCGGCGGCGTCGTGCTCGTGAACCGCGGCTGGCTGCCGCGCAACATCGCCGATCGCACGGCGATCGAGCCGTTCGCGACGCCGGCGGGCGAGGTCGAGATCGTCGGCATCGCGCGCGCCGATGCGTCGCGCGCGTTCGAGCTCGGCGAAGGCGGGTCGGCCGCGCACCAGAAGATCCGGCAGAACCTCGACGTCGCCGCGTATGCAAAGGAAACCGGGCTGCCGCTGCAGCCGTTCGTGATCCAGCAGACGAGCGACGACGGCGACAAGCTCGTGCGCGACTGGCCGGCGGCGACGACCGGCGTCGAGCGCAATTACGGTTACATGTTTCAGTGGTGGGCGATGGCGGCGGCCGCGCTCGGCTTCGGCCTGTACGCCGCGCGGCGTGCGGCGAAGAAGTCGACCGGCGCGTGA
- a CDS encoding cytochrome c oxidase assembly protein, protein MSKPEEGAVDRAFNRSMLVKLFVVAGLMFGFGFALIPMYRAICQITGINNLVQRDVSEREVKNSQVDYSRTVSVEFDANARGPLGFKPEHNSLDVHPGELTTIVYDVTNGQGRPVVAQAIPSYAPKQATEFFKKIECFCFTQQTLTANESRKMPVVFVIDPKLPKDVKTITLSYTFFELNTPATPAPAQRSTAAAQGAAKPDA, encoded by the coding sequence ATGTCGAAGCCGGAAGAGGGCGCCGTGGATCGTGCGTTCAATCGTTCGATGCTGGTGAAGCTCTTCGTCGTGGCCGGGCTGATGTTCGGTTTCGGCTTCGCGCTGATCCCGATGTATCGGGCGATCTGCCAGATCACCGGCATCAACAACCTGGTGCAGCGCGATGTCAGCGAGCGCGAGGTGAAGAACTCGCAGGTCGACTATAGCCGCACGGTGTCGGTCGAGTTCGATGCGAACGCACGCGGGCCGCTCGGGTTCAAGCCGGAGCACAACAGCCTCGACGTGCATCCGGGCGAGCTGACGACGATCGTGTACGACGTGACGAACGGGCAGGGCCGGCCGGTCGTCGCGCAGGCGATTCCGAGCTACGCGCCGAAGCAGGCGACGGAGTTCTTCAAGAAGATCGAGTGCTTTTGCTTCACGCAGCAGACGCTGACCGCGAACGAGTCGCGCAAGATGCCGGTGGTGTTCGTGATCGACCCGAAATTGCCGAAGGACGTGAAGACGATCACGCTGTCGTACACGTTCTTCGAGCTGAATACCCCGGCCACGCCGGCACCGGCGCAGCGCAGCACGGCGGCGGCGCAGGGTGCGGCGAAGCCGGACGCATGA
- a CDS encoding DUF2244 domain-containing protein — MQACIACHSREAAMEAARVLAETADSEPILEDWLMKRNCSVSPRQFVLFYASLAGFSLAIAALLMWRGAWLVMPFTGIELLAVGVAFAIYARHAVDYERIRLFPHRLVIERMDAERLTQIEFNPRWVRVEPGATPRDPIRLVSRGQTVVIGQHLAQYKRAQFADELRVSLRRCG, encoded by the coding sequence ATGCAGGCATGCATCGCATGCCATTCGCGTGAGGCGGCGATGGAAGCAGCGAGGGTTTTGGCGGAGACGGCGGACAGCGAACCGATCCTCGAAGATTGGCTCATGAAACGCAACTGTTCGGTGTCGCCACGCCAGTTCGTGCTGTTTTACGCGTCGCTCGCGGGCTTCTCGCTGGCGATCGCGGCGTTGCTGATGTGGAGAGGGGCCTGGCTCGTCATGCCCTTTACCGGCATCGAGTTGCTGGCGGTGGGTGTCGCATTTGCGATCTATGCTCGCCATGCGGTCGATTACGAGCGCATCAGGCTGTTTCCGCACCGGCTCGTGATCGAGCGGATGGATGCGGAGCGGCTCACGCAGATCGAATTCAACCCGCGCTGGGTGCGGGTCGAGCCGGGTGCGACGCCACGCGATCCGATTCGGCTGGTGTCGCGCGGGCAGACCGTCGTAATCGGGCAGCATCTCGCGCAGTACAAGCGTGCGCAGTTCGCCGACGAACTGCGCGTGTCGCTCAGGCGCTGCGGCTGA